The following are from one region of the Struthio camelus isolate bStrCam1 chromosome 38, bStrCam1.hap1, whole genome shotgun sequence genome:
- the GNL3L gene encoding guanine nucleotide-binding protein-like 3-like protein yields MAGRRQCRRAAAGRQRRRSGQVSGGRARRGRAAAPAGSFPRQGQGGGGTKEAGAAREAALLRRRPGLAALRDDALRRQRAFERKAAEGAEPAEPRPRGEASLRRYGRELRKVLAASDVVLEVLDARDPLGCRSPRLEAAVRRAGPGKRLVLVLNKIDLVSRDVVAKWLKYLRAELPTVAFKACTQQQSRNLKQSRGTAATAPEEVLAGAGCVGADCLLRVLGNYSRSQDVKTAITVGVVGFPNVGKSSLINSLKRSRACRVGAEPGVTKCLQAVQLDRRLRLLDCPGVVAGGPGAALRGGLCARRPADPLGAATAILRRLRPEQVRELYGVPPCADPRRLLALLARRQGRLRPGGLPDARAAAAALLRDWTSGKISYYTLPPEAPAAPATLDARILPALGPALDLEALERGDAEALAALPAVAAGIGLAPCAPQEEEEEEEGSGDEDEAMEDDGDLELGSVTVELKPRAKGAGAGAAPALPRAPRLEDVAALDPLLQGQGLRAAGKRRKKLQRRAEKIATKLSETLTAAMQL; encoded by the exons atggcggggcggcggcagtgccggcgggcggcggccgggcggcagcggcggcggtcgGGCCAGGTGAGCGGCGGCCGGgcgaggcggggccgggccgcggccccagCCGGTTCCTTCCCTCGGCAGGGtcagggcggcggcggcacgaaggaagcgggggcggcgcgggaggcggcgcTGCTGCGGCGGAGGCCGGGCCTGGCCGCTCTGCGGGACGACGCCCTGCGGCGCCAACGGGCCTTCGAGCGCAAG gcggcggagggggcggagccggccgagccccgcccccggggcgAAGCGTCGCTGCGGCGATACGGGCGGGAGCTGCGTAAG GTGCTGGCGGCGTCGGACgtggtgctggaggtgctggacGCCCGGGACCCCCtgggctgccgcagcccccggctgGAGGCCGCcgtgcgccgggccgggcccggcaaGCGCCTCGTCCTCGTCCTCAACAAGATTG ACCTGGTGTCCCGCGACGTGGTGGCCAAGTGGCTCAAGTACCTGCGGGCCGAGTTGCCCACCGTGGCCTTCAAAGCCTGCACGCAGCAGCAGAGCCGCAACCTG aAGCAGAGCCGGGGGACGGCGGCCACGGCCCCCGAGGAGGTGCTGGCCGGGGCGGGCTGCGTGGGGGCCGACTGCCTGCTCCGGGTGTTGGGCAACTACAGCCGCTCGCAGGACGTCAAGACGGCCATCACCGTGGGCGTCGTGg GGTTCCCCAACGTGGGTAAGAGCAGCCTCATCAACAGCCTGAAGCGGAGCCGGGCCTGCCGCGTGGGGGCGGAGCCGGGTGTCACCAA gTGCCTACAGGCGGTGCAGCTGGaccggcggctccggctcctggACTGCcccggggtggtggcggggggccccggggccgccctgcgCGGGGGCCTctgcgcccggcgccccgctgaCCCCCTGGGCGCCGCCACCGCCATCCTGCGTCGCCTCCGCCCCGAGCAG gTGCGGGAGCTGTACGGGGTGCCCCCCTGCGCGGACCCCCGGCGCCTGTTGGCGCTGCTGgcccggcggcagggccgcctgCGCCCCGGCGGCCTCCCCgacgcccgcgccgccgccgccgccctgctgcGCGACTGGACCAG CGGGAAGATCTCCTACTACACCCTGCCCCCcgaggcgccggccgccccggccacGCTGGACGCCCGCATCCTGCCGGCGCTGGGTCCCGCCCTCGACCTGGAGGCCCTGGAGCGGGGCGACGCCGAAGCCCTGGCGG CTCTGCCGGCCGTCGCCGCCGGCATCGGCCTGGCTCCCTGCgccccgcaggaggaggaggaggaggaggagggctcggGTGACGAGGACGAGGCCATGGAGGACGACGGCGACCTGGAG CTCGGCTCCGTGACGGTGGAGCTGAAGCCGCGGGCGAAGggcgccggagccggagccgccccggccctg